A stretch of Myroides oncorhynchi DNA encodes these proteins:
- a CDS encoding Crp/Fnr family transcriptional regulator produces MIDVDVLLSYKGVVKEFDKDQMIVEQGEEPRYYYQIIQGKVKMNNYNEEGKEFIQGMFADGESFGEPPLFMEIGYPANAIALVKSKIVLIKKEDFFLLLEQEKTSCFGVFKALSSRLYYKSIMAPDISSNDSYKRILTLLHYLKDQSEVDKGKEFLIDLTRQQIADLTGLRVETVIRTIKEIECRKQLRIERGKLYI; encoded by the coding sequence ATGATTGATGTCGATGTACTATTGAGTTATAAAGGTGTTGTTAAGGAGTTTGATAAGGATCAGATGATTGTAGAGCAAGGGGAAGAACCTAGATATTACTATCAAATTATTCAGGGTAAAGTAAAGATGAATAATTACAATGAGGAGGGCAAAGAGTTTATTCAGGGAATGTTTGCCGATGGGGAGAGCTTCGGTGAACCACCTTTGTTTATGGAGATTGGTTATCCTGCAAATGCTATTGCTTTAGTTAAGTCTAAGATAGTTCTTATTAAAAAAGAAGACTTCTTTTTACTCTTAGAACAAGAGAAAACATCGTGTTTTGGTGTTTTTAAAGCCTTGTCTTCTAGGTTGTATTATAAATCTATTATGGCTCCTGATATATCCTCTAATGATTCTTATAAAAGGATATTAACACTGCTTCATTATCTTAAAGATCAAAGTGAGGTAGACAAGGGGAAAGAGTTTCTTATCGATCTAACTAGGCAACAGATAGCTGATTTAACAGGTCTTAGAGTAGAAACAGTTATAAGAACAATTAAAGAAATAGAGTGTAGAAAACAACTCCGAATAGAAAGAGGTAAATTATATATATAA
- a CDS encoding transposase, producing the protein MLQHEDITKVEELKGKFKKVWMSSEYLQAHLNILGFNKIKNQFNWCKKAGYSFEQLIGSLLVFSIIGIQSINELVSSKNSGISLCGKDSYYRLLANQNINWRSFLFQFVKQYLQKQELFTSTENATKCLIFDDTDLHKTGETIEGISKIYNHVSKTYYLGFKLLVAGYWNGSIFIPIDFSLHRENKKSKQKYGLTIKQRIEQKKTTRCPKTVAAKRYTELNKKKTDVLIQMFSRIIKRKIAIDYVLMDTWFTSISLLKKIRSLGKTIHIIGMYKYNSKIEVESKVKTISQLKKQQLKPKRCRKLNYYYYHYISEIDGLKVAVFISKRGQNGKWHTLIATDTALTFIKAIEIYSIRWSIEVFFKEAKQLFKLGKCQSTNFDVHIAQITITMTQYLLASIRYRMEAYETLGGLFKDLKQDYIEHKLNIRILAVVSLILEFIEKFIDNIDIVEFTAKVISSIEDFELLLNTVNFKHQPLT; encoded by the coding sequence ATGCTACAACACGAAGATATTACTAAAGTTGAAGAATTAAAAGGAAAGTTTAAAAAGGTTTGGATGAGTTCTGAATATCTACAGGCGCATCTAAATATTTTAGGATTCAATAAAATTAAAAACCAATTTAACTGGTGCAAGAAAGCGGGTTATTCTTTTGAACAATTAATCGGTTCACTCTTAGTCTTTTCTATTATTGGTATTCAAAGCATTAATGAACTTGTCAGTAGCAAAAACTCAGGTATAAGTTTATGTGGTAAAGATTCTTACTATCGACTTTTAGCAAATCAAAACATCAATTGGAGATCATTTCTATTTCAGTTTGTAAAACAATATTTACAAAAGCAGGAGCTTTTTACTTCAACAGAAAATGCAACGAAGTGTTTAATTTTTGATGATACAGACCTTCATAAAACAGGAGAAACTATCGAAGGTATCTCAAAAATATACAATCATGTTTCAAAGACATACTATCTAGGATTCAAATTACTAGTAGCAGGATATTGGAATGGGAGTATTTTTATTCCAATTGATTTTAGTTTACATCGTGAGAATAAAAAATCAAAACAAAAATATGGTTTAACAATAAAGCAACGTATAGAGCAAAAAAAGACCACTAGATGCCCTAAAACGGTTGCTGCAAAAAGATATACAGAACTAAACAAAAAGAAGACGGATGTACTAATACAAATGTTTTCAAGGATTATAAAGCGTAAAATAGCAATAGATTATGTTTTAATGGATACTTGGTTTACTAGTATTAGTTTACTTAAAAAAATACGTAGTCTTGGCAAGACAATTCATATTATTGGAATGTATAAATACAATAGTAAAATTGAAGTTGAATCCAAAGTTAAGACCATTTCACAACTTAAGAAACAGCAACTTAAGCCTAAAAGATGTCGTAAACTTAATTACTATTATTATCACTACATATCTGAAATCGATGGACTTAAAGTTGCTGTTTTTATTTCAAAACGTGGTCAGAATGGTAAATGGCATACTTTAATAGCTACAGACACCGCATTAACTTTTATCAAAGCAATTGAAATTTATAGTATTAGGTGGTCAATTGAAGTTTTTTTTAAAGAAGCGAAGCAACTCTTTAAACTTGGAAAATGTCAGTCAACGAACTTCGATGTTCACATTGCACAAATAACAATTACAATGACTCAGTATTTACTTGCTAGTATTCGATACCGTATGGAAGCTTATGAAACCTTAGGCGGGTTGTTTAAAGATTTGAAACAAGACTATATTGAACACAAATTAAATATAAGGATATTAGCTGTTGTAAGTCTAATTTTGGAATTTATTGAAAAATTCATTGACAACATTGATATTGTAGAGTTTACAGCTAAAGTAATATCAAGTATAGAAGATTTTGAACTCTTACTAAATACTGTTAACTTTAAACATCAACCACTTACATAA
- a CDS encoding ABC transporter permease, translating to MLKILKYSFYDLIRSRWSYIYLLFYLALGFVLLFLNNDIGKAIITLMNIIIVLVPLISTIFGIMYYYDSKEFTELLLALPIKRSSIFLGQYLGVALSLSMSLLIGLGIPFICYGLFASDIIFDFLLLLVTGTFLTFIFSALAYNIGLKNENKIKGFGFAILLWLFLAVVYDGIFLSILMIFGDYPLENISLIGTVLNPIDLSRILIILKLDVSALLGYTGAVFKKFFGGNIGSFISFAILLLWTCIPILAIYLTAKKKNF from the coding sequence ATGCTTAAGATCCTAAAATATAGTTTTTACGACCTAATAAGAAGTAGATGGAGTTACATTTACTTACTTTTCTATTTAGCTCTTGGCTTTGTACTATTATTTTTAAACAACGACATAGGCAAAGCTATTATAACACTGATGAATATTATCATTGTATTGGTGCCTCTGATTAGTACTATTTTTGGCATTATGTACTACTATGATTCTAAAGAATTCACAGAGCTCTTATTGGCCTTGCCCATCAAGAGATCTTCTATCTTTTTAGGACAGTATCTAGGAGTTGCTTTATCCTTATCTATGAGTTTATTAATCGGATTAGGCATTCCTTTTATATGCTATGGACTATTTGCTTCAGACATCATATTTGACTTTCTATTACTACTTGTGACAGGGACCTTCCTAACCTTTATATTCAGCGCCTTAGCTTATAATATAGGCCTTAAAAACGAGAATAAGATTAAAGGATTTGGATTTGCTATCCTTTTATGGTTATTCTTAGCAGTAGTATATGATGGCATTTTCTTGAGTATCTTAATGATTTTCGGAGATTATCCTTTAGAGAATATCTCTCTAATAGGTACGGTTCTAAACCCAATCGACCTTTCACGTATATTAATTATATTAAAACTAGATGTATCTGCTTTATTAGGATACACAGGTGCTGTATTTAAAAAATTCTTTGGTGGTAATATAGGAAGCTTTATTTCTTTTGCTATTTTATTACTTTGGACTTGTATTCCCATCTTAGCTATTTATTTAACAGCTAAAAAGAAGAACTTTTAA
- a CDS encoding nitrous oxide reductase family maturation protein NosD, translating to MQTVTKNLLFLFLLIQSFCGIAKTITVGQNSSITSIKKAIELAQDNDIIEVEKGTYKETDIFINKPLTLIGKNATIDGDNKGEIFIIKADDVTIQDFKIINVGTSYIKDYAAIRVRESKNFTIKNNVIADLFFGIYLEKSKNGKVLNNKIYGKAKNEFNSGNGIQLWYCNNIQIKNNYVEKVRDGIYLEFSNYCTIDNNISRDNVRYGLHFMFSNNDVVTNSSYISNGAGVAIMFSKFMTMTKNTFSHNWGSAAYGVLLKEVNDTSITYNTFKANTTAINIEGSNRVEYLHNDFISNGWAINSRGANYQNTIKNNNFLNNSFDLLYQGQLNQNSFDNNYWSNYAGYDLDKDGIGDVPHRPIKLFSYVVNKTPESIIFLRSLFVDIIDFSEKVSPVFTPDNLLDSKPFIKQIKHDNNK from the coding sequence ATGCAAACAGTAACTAAAAATCTCTTGTTTTTATTTTTACTTATCCAAAGTTTTTGTGGGATCGCTAAGACTATCACTGTTGGTCAAAACTCATCTATTACATCTATTAAAAAGGCAATCGAACTAGCGCAGGATAACGATATAATCGAGGTAGAAAAAGGTACTTATAAAGAAACAGATATATTTATAAATAAGCCACTAACATTAATAGGAAAGAATGCTACAATAGACGGTGATAACAAAGGAGAAATCTTTATCATAAAAGCAGATGATGTAACTATACAAGACTTTAAGATCATTAATGTTGGTACTAGTTATATTAAAGATTATGCTGCGATTAGAGTTCGTGAGAGCAAAAATTTCACAATCAAGAATAATGTTATCGCCGATCTATTTTTTGGAATTTACTTAGAAAAATCAAAAAACGGAAAAGTACTTAATAACAAAATATACGGTAAAGCTAAAAATGAGTTTAACTCAGGAAACGGTATCCAGCTCTGGTACTGTAATAATATACAGATTAAAAATAACTATGTGGAGAAAGTTAGAGATGGTATCTATTTGGAGTTTTCTAACTATTGTACCATAGACAATAACATAAGCAGAGACAATGTTCGATATGGCCTTCACTTTATGTTTTCTAACAATGATGTGGTTACTAATAGTTCTTATATCAGCAATGGCGCTGGTGTCGCTATTATGTTCTCTAAATTTATGACAATGACTAAGAACACTTTTAGTCATAACTGGGGATCGGCAGCCTATGGAGTCCTGCTTAAAGAAGTGAATGACACCAGTATTACCTATAACACATTTAAAGCCAATACAACCGCTATCAACATTGAAGGATCTAATAGAGTTGAGTATTTACACAATGATTTTATTAGCAATGGCTGGGCGATTAACTCTAGAGGAGCAAACTATCAAAACACAATTAAGAATAACAACTTCTTAAACAACTCTTTTGACTTGTTATATCAAGGTCAGCTTAATCAAAATAGCTTTGATAATAATTATTGGAGCAATTACGCTGGATATGACCTTGATAAAGATGGCATCGGAGATGTTCCACACAGACCTATCAAACTATTCTCATATGTTGTGAATAAGACACCTGAATCTATCATATTCTTACGAAGCTTATTTGTTGATATTATCGACTTTTCAGAAAAAGTATCGCCTGTATTTACTCCAGATAATTTACTTGATTCTAAACCATTTATAAAGCAAATTAAACATGATAACAATAAGTGA
- a CDS encoding OmpA family protein, with the protein MRKELLKISLFGMLLLAGVNTQAQRIAEKKADKEYQTQAYVDAIKIYERIANKGYTNADMLKKLADAYYFNGKLPEANKWYEQLFEGEYGDKGKEAISSEYYYRYAQTLKSLENYDKSDQMMQEFSRLESTDSRAQLFEQDKDYLQKIEDKKDLYDIQPLGINTTFSDYGATILGNKLVFTSARNQDVNKSVHEWTNESFTALYSSDINTDGTFSEPVQLAKEISSKVNDATAVFTKDGNTMYFTRNNSSEKGKRRNNKDKSSLLKIYKATKNQDGLWGQVLELPFNSDYFNTAHPSLTPDGKWLYFSSDRKGTLGQSDIFRVALYPTGEYGSVENIGSKVNTSGRETFPFISADNFLFFASDGHPGLGGLDMFVAKINVDGSIGQVANMGTPINSPFDDFSVYIDSKSHKGFVSSNRPGASGGDDIYFFKEKPCKQALEGIVYDKNTKEPLANTRVVISDALYQKSDTIMTDAKGYYLSEYLDCGGKYRIKAEKQDYNTVEVVFVVERQQGIKRVDIGLEKTLEPIQKDDDLFKKLKLNPIYFDFDKSNIRPDAAAELIKVVEVLKEYPTMKIDVRSHTDSRGNDAYNLKLSDRRAKSTIEWMVTQGIHRNRLTGDGYGETRLLNKCSNSVPCTIEQHQLNRRSEFIVLEL; encoded by the coding sequence ATGAGAAAAGAGCTATTGAAAATAAGCTTATTTGGTATGTTACTTTTAGCGGGAGTGAATACTCAGGCACAGAGGATAGCAGAGAAAAAAGCGGATAAAGAATATCAAACCCAGGCGTATGTCGATGCAATCAAGATTTATGAGCGCATCGCTAACAAAGGGTACACAAACGCAGATATGCTAAAGAAATTAGCAGATGCGTATTACTTTAATGGAAAGTTACCAGAGGCAAATAAGTGGTATGAACAGTTGTTTGAGGGTGAGTACGGCGATAAAGGTAAAGAGGCTATCTCATCAGAGTACTACTATCGCTACGCTCAGACGCTAAAATCTCTAGAGAACTACGATAAGTCAGATCAGATGATGCAGGAGTTCTCTAGATTAGAAAGTACAGATTCTCGTGCTCAGTTATTTGAACAAGACAAAGATTACTTGCAAAAGATAGAAGATAAGAAGGATCTGTATGATATACAACCTTTGGGTATTAACACAACGTTTTCGGATTATGGAGCAACTATTTTAGGTAATAAACTTGTGTTTACTTCTGCAAGAAATCAAGATGTAAATAAGTCAGTACATGAGTGGACTAATGAGAGCTTTACTGCTCTTTATAGTTCGGATATAAATACCGATGGGACCTTCTCAGAACCAGTACAACTTGCTAAAGAGATAAGCTCTAAAGTTAATGATGCAACAGCCGTATTTACTAAGGATGGCAATACGATGTATTTTACACGTAATAATTCAAGTGAAAAAGGGAAAAGAAGAAACAATAAAGACAAATCATCTTTATTAAAAATATATAAGGCCACTAAGAACCAGGATGGCTTGTGGGGACAAGTGTTAGAACTTCCGTTTAACTCGGATTATTTTAATACAGCCCATCCTAGTTTGACACCTGACGGTAAGTGGCTTTATTTTTCTTCAGATAGAAAAGGAACACTTGGACAGTCAGATATCTTTAGAGTAGCTCTTTATCCAACGGGAGAGTACGGAAGTGTTGAGAATATTGGAAGTAAAGTTAATACATCAGGACGTGAAACATTTCCATTTATCTCAGCGGATAACTTCTTGTTCTTCGCCTCAGATGGACATCCAGGACTTGGAGGATTAGATATGTTTGTGGCTAAAATTAATGTAGATGGATCTATAGGACAAGTAGCCAATATGGGAACCCCTATTAATAGTCCATTTGATGATTTTAGTGTTTATATAGATAGTAAATCTCATAAGGGATTTGTGAGTTCAAATAGACCAGGGGCAAGTGGAGGAGATGATATCTATTTCTTTAAAGAAAAACCGTGTAAACAAGCTCTTGAAGGTATAGTGTATGATAAGAATACAAAAGAGCCACTTGCTAATACAAGGGTGGTAATATCTGACGCATTATATCAAAAATCGGACACGATTATGACTGATGCAAAAGGATACTACTTATCAGAGTACTTAGACTGTGGAGGGAAATACCGCATCAAGGCAGAGAAACAAGATTATAATACTGTAGAAGTGGTATTTGTGGTAGAACGTCAACAAGGAATAAAACGAGTTGATATAGGGCTTGAGAAAACATTAGAACCTATCCAGAAGGATGATGATTTGTTTAAGAAGTTAAAACTTAATCCTATTTACTTTGATTTTGACAAGTCTAATATACGACCTGATGCAGCGGCAGAGTTAATCAAAGTAGTAGAGGTATTAAAAGAATACCCAACAATGAAGATAGATGTGCGTTCACATACAGATAGTAGAGGAAATGATGCGTACAACCTTAAGCTTTCAGATCGCAGAGCTAAATCCACAATAGAGTGGATGGTTACTCAAGGAATTCACAGAAACAGATTAACAGGTGATGGTTATGGAGAGACTAGGCTTTTAAACAAGTGTAGCAACTCAGTACCATGTACAATTGAACAACATCAGTTAAATAGACGAAGTGAGTTTATTGTTTTAGAACTATAA
- a CDS encoding nitrous oxide reductase accessory protein NosL, with product MKSLYLLGIIFLLTSCTVKVTPIEYGTDSCDFCTMGIVDNKHASQIVTSKGKNYKFDAIECMISYVAENEKEQGSYSHILVSDILNPGELIPAKDAAFIISKNIPSPMGAFLSATKSTNDADRLIKENTGNLYTYDQVVKQIKKH from the coding sequence ATGAAATCACTTTACTTACTTGGCATAATATTCCTACTCACTTCGTGTACTGTAAAAGTAACTCCTATCGAGTATGGTACTGATAGTTGTGACTTCTGTACAATGGGGATAGTAGACAACAAACATGCCTCTCAGATAGTTACCTCAAAGGGTAAGAACTACAAATTCGATGCTATCGAATGTATGATTTCTTATGTTGCAGAAAACGAAAAAGAGCAAGGTTCTTATTCACATATTCTAGTATCAGATATCTTAAACCCAGGGGAATTAATTCCTGCTAAAGATGCTGCTTTTATAATCTCTAAGAATATACCTAGCCCAATGGGCGCTTTTTTATCTGCTACTAAGTCAACAAATGATGCAGATAGACTAATCAAAGAAAACACTGGTAATCTATACACTTATGATCAAGTAGTAAAGCAAATCAAGAAGCACTAA
- a CDS encoding type IX secretion system membrane protein PorP/SprF, with amino-acid sequence MNIQQNIKKIGISLIALGCFSQMQAQQDPQYTQYMYNTNMVNPAYAGSRGTLNVFGMYRTQWVGLDGAPKTANVSVSTPLGESGLGLGVNFTNDRLGAMDENNISVDLSYAIDLNADYKLAFGLKGTANLLNVDYTKLNIHNPSDPHSQENINNKFSPNIGAGVYLYSDKAYVGLSVPNFLTQNRYDDNERNTDLTVMRQKAHFYLMGGYVFDVSENVLFKPAALVKAVSGAPLQVDLTANVLLYDKFTLGAAYRWDAAVSVLAGFQINDNMFIGYAYDFDTTKLHNYNSGSHEIFMRFELFNRRSTINAPRFF; translated from the coding sequence ATGAATATTCAACAAAATATCAAGAAAATCGGAATCAGCCTAATCGCCTTAGGCTGCTTCTCACAAATGCAAGCGCAACAAGACCCGCAATACACCCAGTATATGTATAACACCAATATGGTTAACCCAGCTTATGCAGGAAGCAGAGGAACGTTAAACGTATTTGGGATGTACCGCACACAGTGGGTAGGATTAGATGGAGCCCCTAAGACAGCGAATGTATCTGTATCTACACCATTAGGTGAGAGCGGACTAGGGTTAGGTGTAAACTTTACCAATGATCGTTTAGGAGCGATGGATGAGAATAATATCTCAGTAGATTTATCGTATGCAATTGATTTGAACGCAGATTATAAATTAGCTTTTGGATTAAAAGGGACAGCTAATTTACTGAACGTGGATTATACAAAATTAAACATCCACAATCCATCCGATCCACACTCACAGGAGAATATCAACAATAAGTTTAGTCCAAATATCGGAGCAGGAGTTTACTTATATTCAGACAAAGCGTATGTGGGGTTATCAGTACCTAACTTCTTAACACAGAATAGATACGATGATAACGAGCGCAATACAGATCTAACAGTGATGCGTCAAAAAGCACACTTCTACCTAATGGGAGGATATGTATTTGATGTTAGTGAGAATGTATTGTTTAAACCAGCAGCATTAGTAAAAGCAGTAAGTGGAGCACCCTTACAAGTGGACTTGACAGCTAATGTATTGTTGTATGATAAATTTACATTAGGGGCAGCTTATCGTTGGGATGCAGCAGTCAGTGTACTGGCAGGCTTCCAAATAAACGACAATATGTTTATTGGATATGCTTACGATTTTGATACTACTAAATTGCACAATTACAACTCAGGATCACATGAGATCTTTATGAGATTTGAGTTATTTAACCGCCGTAGTACGATTAATGCGCCTCGATTCTTCTAG
- a CDS encoding gliding motility-associated C-terminal domain-containing protein yields MKKNIICLGAVLFVVPIMAQQTKQDQVLVNKGKLSVAEGGLLSTIYDFSNTDSGIVENNGSVYYYNNFNNDNLYYHKDNAIKSKAVFTKYEDLKGKQTISGNKPSDFYNVVLDNTEAKVAFDLKNEVNIHGSVDFQNGIIKVDSVINKATNLPYGTLTFHQGAKALKPTDRSHAEGYVEKIGKEEFQYPKGDKGLYRYARITAPENVKDAYQGKYNLDDKNFFKARATKSGVINLLDTREYWTIDKGNDNSQGDIMLTLSWDERTTPKELLANPEKELHIVRWDAKQQLWVDEGGVVDLDKKEITTPTSVRGYGFFTLATVNTDLILDGDIVIYNLVTPDGDGKNDYFIIDNITKFPNNTVEVYNRWGVKVYNTSNYDSAGNVFRGYSDGRVTINKNEKLPSGTYYYIVNYEYKDAKGSRMIKKSGYLQLESNK; encoded by the coding sequence ATGAAAAAGAACATTATTTGTTTAGGAGCCGTTTTGTTTGTTGTGCCGATTATGGCACAACAGACAAAACAAGATCAAGTCTTGGTAAACAAGGGGAAGTTATCTGTAGCTGAAGGTGGATTGTTGTCAACTATTTATGATTTTTCAAATACAGATTCTGGTATAGTGGAGAATAACGGTTCTGTTTATTATTATAATAATTTTAATAATGATAATCTCTATTATCATAAAGACAATGCTATTAAATCAAAAGCAGTATTCACTAAGTATGAAGATCTGAAAGGCAAGCAAACTATATCAGGAAATAAACCATCTGATTTCTATAATGTAGTACTTGATAACACTGAGGCTAAAGTTGCATTTGATCTAAAGAATGAAGTAAACATACATGGAAGTGTAGACTTCCAGAACGGAATTATTAAAGTAGATTCAGTTATTAATAAAGCTACTAATCTACCTTATGGAACTTTGACTTTTCACCAAGGAGCTAAAGCATTAAAGCCAACAGATAGAAGTCACGCAGAAGGATATGTAGAGAAGATCGGAAAAGAAGAGTTTCAATATCCTAAGGGAGATAAAGGACTTTATCGCTATGCTAGAATCACTGCCCCTGAGAATGTAAAAGATGCTTATCAAGGGAAGTATAACCTAGATGATAAGAACTTCTTTAAGGCACGTGCTACTAAGTCAGGTGTGATTAATCTACTGGATACTCGTGAGTATTGGACCATTGATAAAGGTAATGACAATAGTCAAGGAGATATTATGCTAACGTTAAGTTGGGATGAGCGTACTACTCCTAAAGAGCTTTTAGCTAATCCAGAGAAAGAGTTGCACATTGTACGTTGGGATGCCAAACAGCAGTTATGGGTAGATGAAGGTGGAGTAGTCGATTTAGATAAAAAAGAGATTACAACTCCTACTAGTGTAAGAGGTTATGGGTTTTTTACGTTAGCGACAGTTAACACAGATCTAATCCTAGATGGAGACATTGTTATTTACAACCTTGTAACCCCTGATGGAGATGGTAAGAATGATTACTTTATCATTGACAATATTACTAAGTTTCCAAATAACACAGTGGAAGTTTATAACCGCTGGGGAGTTAAGGTTTATAATACAAGTAATTATGACAGTGCAGGAAATGTATTTAGAGGGTATTCGGATGGTCGTGTGACAATTAATAAGAACGAAAAACTACCAAGTGGAACGTACTATTACATTGTGAACTACGAGTATAAAGATGCCAAAGGTTCACGCATGATTAAAAAATCAGGTTACCTACAATTAGAAAGCAATAAGTAA
- a CDS encoding ABC transporter ATP-binding protein: MITISDLHKKFGEIQVLKGIDLSIETGVIAILGPNGSGKTTLNKCILGMVFPDKGTITVNQQPISKQWEYRKDIDYLPQIANFPNNITVLELIKMIKDLRGESKKDQSYLIDLFKLSPFLDKKLNNLSGGTKQKVNLLLTFLFDNPILILDEPTTGLDPAALITLKELILKEKQKGKIILVTSHIMSFVEEISDQIIFILEGKIYFKGTIQELKDTTGQNNFEHAIANILTDNHA; this comes from the coding sequence ATGATAACAATAAGTGATTTACATAAAAAATTTGGAGAGATCCAAGTACTCAAAGGAATTGATTTATCTATTGAAACAGGTGTGATTGCTATTCTTGGTCCTAATGGTAGCGGAAAGACTACGCTTAACAAGTGTATTCTAGGCATGGTATTTCCTGATAAAGGAACTATAACAGTCAATCAACAACCTATCTCAAAACAGTGGGAGTATAGAAAAGACATAGATTACCTACCCCAAATAGCTAATTTCCCAAATAATATAACAGTTCTTGAATTAATTAAAATGATTAAAGACCTTAGAGGAGAAAGTAAGAAAGACCAAAGCTACTTGATTGATCTTTTTAAACTTAGTCCTTTTTTAGATAAAAAGCTCAACAATCTCTCAGGAGGAACAAAACAAAAAGTAAACCTGCTGTTGACCTTCTTATTTGATAATCCTATCCTAATACTTGATGAGCCCACTACAGGGCTAGACCCTGCTGCATTAATCACTTTAAAGGAATTAATTCTAAAAGAAAAACAAAAGGGAAAAATCATATTAGTCACCTCTCATATTATGAGTTTTGTGGAAGAAATCTCTGATCAGATTATCTTTATATTAGAAGGAAAAATCTATTTTAAAGGAACTATTCAGGAATTAAAAGATACTACAGGACAAAACAACTTTGAACATGCTATTGCTAATATTTTAACTGATAATCATGCTTAA